In the Arachis ipaensis cultivar K30076 chromosome B10, Araip1.1, whole genome shotgun sequence genome, one interval contains:
- the LOC107622345 gene encoding uncharacterized protein At1g66480 — protein sequence MGNSLGGKKTTKVMKIDGETFKIKAPVRASEVLKDHPAGLVLLESEAVKHYGVRAKPLEANQELQPKRLYFLVELPKESSVAPRRVRSGVINMSARDRLESLALSRRSASDLTIMKQTKIISQPQPQSQPQSQLQPLRLKLRLPKAEVEKLIKESKDEVEAGERIMGLCIGNGDINKNKNIDEIIEENDEEVVMLDHHVHWKAARNRVGDNPKTHQQKRVSFMPISEGRTPLAVASLRHYI from the coding sequence ATGGGAAATAGCTTGGGTGGGAAGAAAACCACAAAGGTGATGAAAATTGATGGGGAAACCTTCAAGATCAAGGCACCGGTGAGAGCAAGTGAAGTTCTTAAGGACCACCCTGCAGGTCTTGTTCTTCTCGAGTCAGAGGCAGTGAAGCATTATGGCGTAAGGGCAAAACCTTTGGAAGCAAACCAAGAATTACAGCCAAAAAGGCTGTATTTCTTGGTCGAACTTCCAAAGGAGTCCTCAGTAGCACCCAGAAGGGTGCGCTCTGGAGTCATCAACATGAGCGCAAGAGATAGGCTCGAAAGCCTAGCTCTTTCTAGAAGGTCTGCTTCTGATCTCACGATCATGAAGCAGACCAAAATAATATCACAGCCACAGCCACAGTCACAGCCACAGTCGCAATTGCAGCCTTTGAGGCTAAAGCTGAGGCTTCCAAAGGCAGAGGTGGAGAAGCTTATCAAAGAGAGCAAAGATGAGGTTGAAGCAGGAGAGAGGATCATGGGTTTGTGCATTGGCAATGGTGAcatcaacaaaaacaaaaacatagATGAGATTATTGAGGAAAATGATGAGGAAGTGGTGATGTTGGACCACCATGTTCATTGGAAGGCTGCAAGAAACAGGGTTGGTGACAATCCAAAGACACATCAGCAG